GCAGATCGCGGGACGGGGATCCCATTGCAGCGGTTCGATTTCGGCCAAGCGACCATCGACGGTCGCTTCCAGAATATCGACCAGGTCGGTCTTCAGACGCATCAAGATCGGCTGGCACTCGGGATCGCCCAAGCGAACGTTGTATTCCAGCACTTTGGGACCTTGGTTGGTCATGATCAGTCCCGCGTACAGTACGCCGCGGAACGGCCGACGTGAACGCTTTAGCGCGTGAACGGTGGGGACCAGCACGCGTTCTTCGATCTCAGACATCATGCTGGGGGTGACGATCGGCGTGGGGCTGTAGGCGCCCATGCCGCCGGTGTTCGGTCCTTCGTCATTGTCGAAGGCCGGTTTGTGGTCTTGGGCCGGCGCCAAGCTGACGATCGTATGACCATCGGTGATCGCCAGCACGCTCGCCTCTTGGCCATCGAGCCGTTCTTCAATCACGATTTGATTGCCGGCGTCGCCAAAAATTTTGTCGCGGCCGATTTGATCGATCGCATCCAGCGCGTCTTGCGCTTTGCGGCAGACGGTGACGCCTTTGCCAGAGGCCAGACCGTCCGCTTTGACGACGACCGGCACATCTTCCCCTTCGTGCGGGAAGCGATCTTTGATGTAGCGCGTGGCGCTGTCGGCGTCACGGAACAAGCGGTATTCGGCGGTCGGCACATCGGCCTGACGCAAGATTTTTTTGCAGAACGCTTTGCTGCCTTCCATTTGCGCGGCGGCTTTGTTCGGTCCAAATACTTTGAGCCCTGCGTCTTGGAAAGTGTCGACGATTCCGGCGACCAACGGCGCTTCGGGCCCGACGACGGTCAGGCCGCAATTGTTTTGCTTCGCGAACTTGATCAGCTGCGGAACGTCGGAGGGCGCGATGTCGACATTTTCGGCGTCGAGCGCCGTTCCGGCATTGCCGGGCGCTACAAAAACGCGATCGACGCGCGAGCTCTGCCCAATTTTCCAAGCGAGCGCGTGTTCGCGTCCGCCGTTGCCAATCACCAATACGTTCATAATGCAATAAGCCTTTATGGGGCTGAGGTCCTGCGTCGAATCTGACATTCTACCGGGGAAGCGAAAGACTCGACAGATGCTGTTTTCGGCGACTGCGGGGAACTGCGACCTTACCACTCGGTAGGATGTGACAAATTGTCTCGCGCAAAAACGGTTGACAGTGGGGGCAGATCGAATACAACTTGGGCAGGAAATCACGGGAAACCGCAGTTCGGCACGTGGAATTACGCCGCAAGTTGTTCTGCCAGAGGAAGTTGAAAGAATCAGTCGCTATTTTTTGTCGCTCCGGGCGGTGAAATAGCCTTCCCTAAAATCCGGGATTGCGGCGACAATCCATTGATTGTTCATGCAGTTTCGGCCTTATCTCTAGCGCGAAGACGATCGATGGCTGACAAGAAAAAAATGTCGGTCGAGGATATTCTCGCCGCTTGTCGCACCGACAAGCCGGGCGGCGAAAATGTTGCGCCGTCGACCGGCGCCGAGTCCTCTGGGGAAGCGGCTCCTGCTGAGCAAGCTCCCGCGGATCCAGTGACGCCGGCTGCCGACGATGCTCCTCCGGCCAAAAAACCAGGCGAGATGTCGGTTGCCGAAATGTTGGCCGCAGCTCGCGGTAAAGGGAGCAAGCCGTCCGGCGAAAAGAAACCGAAAGTAGAGAAGCCTGCGGCCCCGGCGAAAAAGCCGGGGGAAATGTCGGTAGCCGACATGCTGGCCGCGGCGCGAGCCGGCAAGAGCGGGGGAGCGGCCGAGAAGTCGACTTCTCCAAAACCAGCGGCCAAATCGGCGCCTGCAGCGAAAGAGAAGCCAGCGGCGGCCGAAAAAAGCGCCAAGCCGGTTCCGGCTGGTCCGCTCGATACGCAGAGCATCTTGTCTTCGGCACGTAAGAAAGACAAAGCGGGTCCGATCACCAAAGCGGAAGCGGCCG
The nucleotide sequence above comes from Blastopirellula sp. J2-11. Encoded proteins:
- the purD gene encoding phosphoribosylamine--glycine ligase translates to MNVLVIGNGGREHALAWKIGQSSRVDRVFVAPGNAGTALDAENVDIAPSDVPQLIKFAKQNNCGLTVVGPEAPLVAGIVDTFQDAGLKVFGPNKAAAQMEGSKAFCKKILRQADVPTAEYRLFRDADSATRYIKDRFPHEGEDVPVVVKADGLASGKGVTVCRKAQDALDAIDQIGRDKIFGDAGNQIVIEERLDGQEASVLAITDGHTIVSLAPAQDHKPAFDNDEGPNTGGMGAYSPTPIVTPSMMSEIEERVLVPTVHALKRSRRPFRGVLYAGLIMTNQGPKVLEYNVRLGDPECQPILMRLKTDLVDILEATVDGRLAEIEPLQWDPRPAICVVMASDGYPGDYAKGHVIRGLSDAAQLPDVKVFHAGTTLQGSDVVTAGGRVLGVTAMGDSIATAKLNAYTAVKKIRWEGAWCRKDISDKAQVLPS